ATCTTCTAATTTTGCCCGTAACCGAGAGATATGTACATCTACAACGCGAGTATCTACATGGCGTTCAGGAGTATATCCCCATACTTCTTGCAAAATCTCGGAACGGGAAAAAGCTTCACCAGAACGACTAACTAATAATTCTAATAAGCTGAACTCCATACCAGTTAAGCGAATCCGCTCATCACCTTTATAAACTTGACGCTTATTTGTATCAATTTTGATGGTGCTGACATGAATCACTCCAGAACTAGGAATACCATTTGCACCTGTTTTGTCTACCCGTCGCAATACTGAGCGAATCCGCGCTTCTAGTTCTTTGGGAGAGAATGGTTTCACTACATAATCATCAGCGCCCAATTCTAAGCCCGTGATGCGATCTGCTACATCTCCCAAAGCTGTGAGCATAATAATGGGGACATCTGATTCTTTGCGTAATTCTTGACAAACGCCATAACCATCTAGTTTTGGCATCATTACATCTAAAACTACTAGGTCTGGTTCAGATTTGCGAAATATTTCTAAAGCTTCCTCTCCATCCCCTGCTGTCACCACATCGTAGCCAATCATGGAAAGGCGTGTTTCCAAAATCCGCCGAATGCTGGCTTCGTCGTCTACTACCAGGATTTTTTCTTTATGACTTTCCAATTTTTGTCATGCTCCTTAACTAAAATTTTTCATGATTAATTCTTTAGCTTAACCGACAGAAGCCCCACGTCTGAGCCGATAGGGCCGCGAGGGATGAATGGCGCGTGAATTGACGACGGTTTTCCTACCAACGCGACAGCAAGGAAGGAAGACATGGAGACAATTCACAAATTTTGTGTTATGAACTGAGTATCTCGACAAGGCGAGAGAATAGCGATAATCAAGCTAGATACATGATCATTTTTGTTGATTAACCTTGATTTTGCCTTAGAAGGGGTCAGCCTATCGCCTTAACATCAGTCTTGTTGTTCTCGAAGAGCAAAAAGCTGTTAACTTGGTAGGAAGCCTATACTTCCCTTGCGGGTAAGTGTAGGTAGTTCACTATCATAATATTAAGATATCATTGCTCTCAATTGATTTGGAAAAAGCTTCTAACTATTACTATTAAGTAATGGGACACAATTAATTACACAACTGATTTTTCTGTTCCCTGTTCCCTGTTCCCTGTTCCCTCTCTCAACAAGTGAATTTAATTTTGTCCGACTACTTATTAGATTTGCGTTTTTTCCAAAATTTAAGAAATAATTAAGATTATTAACTAAAATTTAAACATGGCCAAGCCAAAAATCGTTTATATCTGTAGTAGTTGTGCAGCAGAATTTTCCCAATGGTTCGGAAAATGTTCCAATTGCGATACTTATGATTCTTTAGTTGAGCAGAATATTAGTGCTTTTATAGGGGATATATCTAGCCGATCTGGGGTGGGAAATTGGCAAGCTGGAGGTCATAGTAAATCTCATAATAAACCAGCTAAGGCTAGATCATCGCTGACTTTTGAGCAAATTAGCGATCGCCAAATTGCTCGGTGGGAATCCGGTTATGGGGAATTAGATCGAGTTTTAGGTGGTGGTATAGTTCCCGGTTCAATGGTGCTAATTGGTGGCGATCCTGGTATTGGTAAATCTACTTTACTACTGCAAGTATCTCATCAATTAGCCCAGAAATACCGTATCCTTTACGTAACTGGAGAGGAATCAGGACAACAGGTAAAATTGCGTGCTTCTCGGTTGGGAATGTCAAAACCCCCTCTTGTCATTACGGAAGATAATCAAAGCAAAGCCCCTGAAGAAACAGTAAAAGATTCAGAAAAGCCCATAGATCCTGACAGTATCGGCGCAGATTTATATGTATTGCCAGAAACGGATTTAGAGGAGATTTTGCGAGAAATAGACTCTTTGAAACCAAATGTAGCGGTAATAGATAGTATTCAAACGGTATTTCTTCCCGCTTTGACATCAGCACCGGGTTCAGTCGCACAAGTCAGGGAATGTACCGCAGCTTTAATGAAAGTGGCAAAACATGAAGATATTACAATGTTAATTGTGGGTCATGTTACCAAAGAAGGAGCGATCGCTGGACCCAAAGTATTAGAACATTTAGTGGATACTGTATTATATTTTGAAGGCGATCGCTTTGCTTCCCATAGATTATTAAGAACTGTAAAAAACCGTTTCGGAGCTACCCACGAAATTGGGATATTTGAAATGGTTTCCCAAGGGTTAAAAGAAGTTGATAATCCTTCTGAGCTATTTTTAGGTAATCGTGACGATCCTGCTCCTGGTACAGCCATTGTTGTTGCTTGTGAAGGAACAAGACCCATAGTAGTAGAATTGCAAGCTTTAGTTAGTCCTACCAGTTATCCCTCTCCTCGACGCGCTGGCACAGGCATAGACTATAACCGTTTAGTGCAGATTCTCGCCGTATTAGAAAAGCGTGTGGGGATACCCATGTCCAAATTAGATTCCTACGTTGCTTCTGCGGGGGGATTAAGCGTCGAAGAACCAGCAGTAGATTTAGGAATTGCGGTGGCGATTGTTGCCAGTTTCCGAGATCGGATAGTTGATCCTGGTACAGTCTTAATTGGGGAAGTCGGATTAGGGGGACAAGTGCGATCAGTTTCCCAAATGGAATTAAGATTAAAAGAAGCAGCAAAATTAGGATTTAAAAGAGCAATAGTTCCTAAAGGCACAAAATTTCCAGAGATTGGGATTGAGATATTACCAGTAGGTAAAGTCATAGATGCAATTATTGCGGCTGTACCACATCAAGAATTGACAGAAGAAGATTTAGAACCTGATGAGGATGAATAATCTTTTCTGCTTTTAATATTTTATCAAATCGCTGTAATACCCCTGCCTCAACGCTTCCTAGGCAGGGGATGTAAAGCGGTCAAAAACGAAACACCTTCTGCCCAGAATTGAGCGTAAGCGAAATTAGGGAAGAAGGTAGTTGAGTTTTTGATAATCATGCTATACTATTTTATGTAGCAAGAATAGACATAAATGATTGTATTTGAGGCAAAACTTGAAGGACGAAACGAGCAGTACGAATCACTCGATGAAGCGATTCGTACTGCTCGTTTTGTGCGTAATAGCTGCCTGAGATACTGGATGGACAACAAGGGCGTTGGACGCTATGACCTAAATAAATTTTGCGCTGTACTTGCAGCCAGTATTGAGTTTCCTTGGGTTAACAAGCTGAACTCAATGGCAAGGCAAGCCAGTGCTGAAAGGGCGTGGTCTGCTATTGCTCGGTTCTTCGATAACTGCAAAAAAGGTAAACCAGGGAAAAAGGGATTCCCAAAGTTCAAGAAAGAACAAACACATGGTTCTGTTGAGTACAAAACCTGTGGGTGGAAACTTTCTGATGACCGCAGGTATATCACTTTCTCGGATGGATTCAAGGCAGGAACCTTTAAACTTTGGGGAACCCGTGATCTGCATTTCTACCAACTTAAACAGTTTAAGAGGGTGCGGGTTGTGCGTCGTGCAGATGGCTATTATTGCCAGTTTTGCATCGACCATGAACGAGTTGAAAGACGAGAACCAACGGGTAAAACTATTGGTATTGATGTAGGTCTAAACCACTTCTACACCGATAGCAACGGGGAGACAGTCGCCAGCCCTAGACATCTTCGCAAAAGCGAGAAGTCTTTGAAACGATTGCAACGCCGGATGTCTAAGACTAAAAAAGGTTCTCAAAACAGAATCAAGTTGAGAAAAAAACTTGGATTAAAGCATCTCAAAGTAAGTCGCCAGCGTAAAGACTTTGCTATGAAAACGGCAAGGTGCGTAGTGAGGTCTAACGACCTTGTGGCGTATGAAGATTTGATGGTGCGGAATATGGTGAAAAATCACCGTTTGGCTAAGTCGATTAGTGACGTTTCGTGGTCGCTGTTCCGTGAGTGGATTGAGTATTTCGGCAAGGTATTTGGTGTGGTCACGGTTGCCGTTCCACCTCACTATACTTCGCAGAATTGCTCTAATTGTGGTGAGGTTGTCAAAAAAACTCTTAGCACTAGAACTCATGTTTGCCCTCACTGTGGGCATACGCAAGACAGGGATTGGAACGCGGCACGGAACATATTAGAAAAAGGATTGAGTACGGCGGGTCACGTCGGAACTAACGCCTCTGGAGAGACTGATCAATACTTGGGTGAGGAAACTCCTCCAAGCAAATCAACTCGTGGAAAGAGGAAGCCCAAAGAGCGATCTTTGGAATCCCCACCCTCTACGAAGTAGGGTGGGGAGGATGTCAATTGTGATGAAATTTTGGGAATCTATAGAACATGACAATGGAGTTTCTTGGGCTTTAGCAATGGTAGTAAATAAAGTTAAAGTTGCGGCTAATAAACCTGTAATGATTGAGTATTTCATGGCTTAATTTGAGATGGATAAAAATCAAATATGAGTCCCATAGCAAAAATGGACGTTTTTTTGAAACTTTAGTTTCGCTTTGAAATCATCCAAATCATAGAAATCAAACAAATCACAGTTCAGACAAGAGATTAAATCATCCAAATCATAGAAATCAAACAAATCACAGTTCAGACAAGAGATTAAATCATCCAAATCATAGAAATCAAACAAATCACAGTTCAGACAAGAGAGTAAAAAATCAATGATATGGGTTAAAGAAGAAGAATCTAGCAGAATACAGAAAAAGACAGGGAATTTATTCCCTGTCTTATAGCTAAAGTCGGTTAAAACCGACTATTGATTGGTTTGGTGGGTGGGTGTGGGGTTCATGTACATCACTCAATCAAGAATCACTATATTAACTTTGAGCAATACCTTCTTCCCGTGCGGCTTGTTGGACAGCAGCAGCCACAGCAGTAGCCACACGCTTATCAAAGACGGAAGGAATAATATGTTCCCGATTCAAGTCAGAGGGTTTAACTAAAGAAGCGATCGCACTGGCAGCTTCTAAACACATAGTAGTAGTAATTGTACTGGCCCGACAATCTAAAGCCCCACGAAACACCCCTGGAAACGCCAGGACGTTATTAATTTGGTTGGGGTAGTCACTCCGACCTGTAGCCATAACAGCAACGTTTTTAGGAGCTAATTCGGGTTGAATTTCGGGAATGGGATTAGCCATTGCAAATACAATTGCATCTTTCGTCATCCCCTGTACCATTTCTGGTGTCAAAACTCCCGGTGCGCTGACACCGATAAACACATCTGCACCTTGGACAGCACCGGCTAAAGTTCCTTGGGCTTTAACCGCAAATTCCAGCTTTTCGGCGGTCAAATCGCTGCGATTAGTGGAAATAATTCCCTTAGAGTCGCACATCAAAATGGTTTGGGCATCGGCTTTGCGGAGTAACCGAGCGATCGCAATCCCAGCCGCACCAGCACCATTAATCACAATGCGGATATCTGCAATAGATTTTTGGACAAGTTTCAGAGAATTAAACAGTGCTGCCAAGGTGACAATAGCTGTACCATGTTGGTCATCATGAAAAATGGGGATATTTAATTCTGCTCGCAATCTTTTTTCAATTTCAAAACAGCGTGGTGCAGCGATATCTTCTAAATTCACACCACCAAATACAGGAGCGATATTTTTAACAGCCTTGACAATCTCATCTGTATCTTGAGTATCTAAACAGATAGGAAAAGCATCAAGCCCCGCAAATTCCTTAAACAGCATGGCTTTCCCTTCCATCACAGGTAAAGCAGCCTCTGGTCCCAAATTGCCCAAACCGAGAACAGCACTGCCATCTGTGACGATAGCCACGGTATTTTGTTTAATAGTCAGATTATATACTTCCTCTGGATTTTCGGCGATCGCCTTACAAATGCGACCAACTCCTGGAGTATAAGCCATTGCTAAATCAGAAACACTTTTGAGAGGAATTCTACTCACAATACTGATTTTGCCACCGCGATGTAAATTAAAAGTGCGGTCATAAACATCAATTACCTTAATATCCGATAATTCCTTTACTCCTTGCACAATGGTTTCCGCGTGTTCCGTACTAGCGGCATCAACTGTAATATCGCGGATAGATTCTTCACGAGTTTGTTCAATTAAATCAATTTGTCCGAGATTACCACCAGTGGAGGCGATCTCTTGAGTCACAGATGCTAACATCCCCACCCGATTGGGAATTTGTAACCGCAGGGTAACACTAAAACTAGAATTAGGAGTAAGATTTTTCATGGTACTAATCTCTATTTTAAAGTTTAGATTTTATATTGAATTGCCACTGCAAATTTTATTTTTACAAAAAACCTGACATTAGAAACAGCTTTTTCTTCTCTGCGTTCTCTGCGCCTCTGTGGTTCGATAGTATTTTTTCAAGCACCATAGACACAGAGGAAAAAAAATCCAACAAAATCTTGACTCATATTCCTAAAATAACTTCTTCCTTATCAGTTGTCGCTATTTCCAAAAGTGGTTGAGACAAATTCCCAAAAAAGTCATAATAATCCAAAGCTTCCAAAATCCCCCAAGCATGATTTCCTTCAGCAAAATAAATCTGTGGTAAACCTCGTAGCTGTTCGATTTCCTGACTGTGATTTCCCACCACCACAGCCAGAGTATTACCAGCTAACATAGATTCATCATTACCCGAAGCCCCAGCCACCAAAAAGCGTTGCACAGGCAAACCCCATTTCAAAGCAGCATAACGAATAGCATCTCCCTTAGAAGCTCGGATAGGCACTAAATCCAGATACATATTATGGCTATAAAATCCTTTCACGTGGAGACGATTTTGGCGGAGACGACGAATAATTTCGCGGAAACTAGGTGATTTAGCCTCATCTACAAAATAGCTAATCTTAAACTTGCCCTGAGCATCATCAGATTGCAATTCTACCCCAGGAATATCCCGCATAACTTTGCGAATTTCCGACCGTCGCCAATTATACGCGATGTGTCTTTGCCAACTCGTATCTGTGACTATCTGCGGCCCATAGTAAATTTCACTTCCGGCTGAAGTAATCAGTAAATCTGGCATCGGGAAGCGCCATTCTTCCAACAAACTTAAGGTACTTTTGAGACTGCGACCAGTAGCAATACCAACTCCTGTTGTATTACCTTCATCATGAATTCTCTGAATTAACTTTGCTAAAGCTGCCTCATCACCCAATAGAGTATTATCAATTTCACATACCAAAAATCTATCAGCAGTTGCTAAGTGATTAGTTGCGGGGACATTCCAATCTGGATGTTCATCTGCGGGAGATTTAACCAGAGGACTCAGCAAAGACTGAATGCGTTTTTGGGGCAATAATCGGTTAACTTCTTTTAGATAATGATCTACATGACTATCCCAAGAGAAATGTTGGCAAACATTGATCATGCCATTTTTAGACCATTTTTGCCATTGTTCTTGATCTGTGAGAGCCTTTTTTAAGGCATTTTGGATATCTTGAATATTCAAAGGATCAATTAATAACCCATTCTGACAAGCAGCGAGAATATCCCTCGGACCACCATCAGCAGTCGCAATTATAGGCACACCACAGGCACTAGCTTCAATTAATGTGAGTCCAAATGGTTCTGTTAAGGCTGGGTTAATAAATACCCCTTGTGTTTTTGCCGTGAGTCGGTATAAATCTGGTACATCATCAGCATTATGATGTTTAGGATAAGCTACATGACCATAAAGATCATAGCGATCTATTAATTGTAATATCTCTAAAAATACCTGACGTGGCCCCGATTCCATTGCCAAAATGTCCTCTCGTTTACCTAGTATCAATACCAGGTTGGCCAATTTTCGTAATTCGGGATCTTCCCCATAAGCCTTAATTAAACTACTGACATTTTTCCGGATAGCTGGGCGAGAAATCGCCATAATTATGGGCTTTTGCAGGTCTTTGAGAAATTTCTCCAATTCCTGTTGAATAGGGGGATTTTGCCAATTATCTGTAGCTGGGTAAAAACGCTCTAAGGTAACACCAGGAGGAATTACTACCATGCGTTCTGGTTGATAGTGGTCGTAAACGCTGTACTGCTCTTCAACTTCTTGAGAAGTGCTGGCAATAATTAGGGCTGCACTCCCCAAGGTGATTTCTTCAGCTTCTATTCTTGTACTAATATGAAAATTCTCTTCAATGTTTTTTTGTTTAGTACCATGCTCTAATAATCTTTGTTGCTTGATGCGTCCTAGAGAGTGGCCTGTATGGACTAGGGGTATACCTAACCAACCTGCAACCCTAGAACCTACATAGCCGGCATCAGCATAATGTGTATGAATAATATGGGGAATTTTGCCGATTTTGCGAATGTGTTTGAGTAATTCATCTGCAAAACTATCTAAATGTGGCCAGAGAACTTCTTTGCGAAGGTAGCGTTTGGGACCACAAGCAATGCGAATAATTTGGGCTTTATCTGCGAGAATTTCCACTGGTTGAGCATAGTCAGGGCTAACTTTTGGGTCATTTACTAACCGTGTTACTAAGTCAACTCTTGCAATCTGGGGATTTTTAGCTAATGTGCAAGCAAGTTCAACCGCGTATTTAGTTTGTCCACCAGTGTCAGCATCCTTACCTAACTCTAGATTGTGGCCACGAATTAAACCATGAACACTAACGAGCAAAATGTACAACCCAGGGTTGTTTAACACAGTGCTGATTCCTCCATAATTAGCAATAAATCAAACATTTTTGCGTGATTCATTATAGTTATACCATTTTACCTGTTCCCTGTTCCCCGTGAGGAAATAGTTCTGGGAAAGTTGTTTCTAGTTTCAGACAATTAGCACCATTCACCTGTAATTGGTACTCTACCTTATCCATCAGGCGATTCATAATTAACCAACCATAACCACCTTCTTGTTTTGCTATGGGGTTGGGTGGAAAGTAAGTAGATAGATCAAAACCTTCACCATAATCCCAAATCTCTATAGATAAATCCCGGCCTTTTAGTTCTAAGCGCAGTAAAATCGGTAAATTTGGCTTTTTTTTATGGGCATGACGCACAGCATTAGAATAGGCTTCTACCAAAGCCAATCGTAAGCGACTTGATTGTTGTGTCCAATCAACAGATTCCCCTAGATGTAATTGTAAGCAGCCCAATAACCATTGTTCTACAATATTGATAAAACCTAGATCACTGGGAATATGAAGTTCACTTTTCATGATTTATAAAACCTCCAGAGATACTATAGTTTGATCATCTTCTTGAATATCATTATTGGTTTGAATAAGAGCTAACAAATTATCAAGATTAAGTGGTTGAGGTTGTTTTTTAATAAGTTGCCATAAACCTTCTTGATGAAGTATAGAACGATTATTTGTCCTTGAATCATCTAAATTTTCCCACACAGTTGCTTCTGTAATTCCATCACTAGTCACCAGTAATGTATCTCCAGAAGCGAGAATTAAACGGCCAGATTCAGCCTCCCATTTAGGCAATATTCCCAAAGGAATACTTCGGACTTTTAAATAATGAGGAGAATCATTTATAGTAGCTGACTCAGACCACACAAAAGGATAAATATGCCCCGAATTAGCATAGACAATTTCTTTTGTGATTGGGTGATAACGTGCTAAAACCATAGTAATAAAATAGTTACTGCTGATTAAGTCATCAATCAGAGTAGAATTCAGATTCTGCATCATCACATTTGGCTCTACTGGTACTTCAAGAGATAGTTCCCGACGCAGCAGAGAAATTGTACTAGCCATAAACAAAGCCGCTGGCACACCTTTACCAGAAACATCACCAACCGCTAACCACAAATCACCATTAGGATGGACAAATACCTCAAAAAAATCACCTCCTACCTCCCGGGCTAGATAGCAACAAGCTTGGACTTTTACACCCGCCATTTCCGGTAAAGTTTGCCGTAATAAATTATGTTGAATTTGGCGAGCTACTTCTAACTCTAGGTTAGTTAGTTGTTGTTTTTCTTGCAGACTTTGATAGAGTTTAGCTTGAGAAAGCGCTAAAGCAGCTTGTTCGGCTACACCTGTAATTAATTGAATATCTTCTTGATCCCAAACATGATCACTTCCCAATTTACGAATAGCAATAATAGCTAGTAAGTGTTCTTGATAAATAAGTGGGACTACTAAATATTGATAATGGATGTTTTCGTAGATATCTTCTGTTATTTGATAGTGGTGAGTTTGAAAAACTTCGGTAATTAACTCACTAGGGTCTGGGAGAAAATCGTATACTTCTGATTGGGAATTTTGATAGCAAAATTGCTTTTGGGTGAGAAAATTATCTTCAACTGTTTTAAGTAAACAATTATCAGCCGCAAATGTTTCTCCAATAGTGACAACAATTTTTTGCAGCATATTGTCATAGTCTAAAGATTCTCTAATTGCCGTTGTCACAGCATTAAATAAAGATTCCCGTCGCAAGGCACGAGATAATTCAGCTACTCGTTTTTTGACTACGCGATATGTATCACTAGCTTGATTGACTAATGATTGGAGTTGATAGGGATTCCAGGGCTTTGTAATGTATTTAAATACGCGACCTGAGTTAATGGCATCTACTAAATCTTCAACATCAGTAAAACCAGTTAATAAAATCCGAATTGTATCAGGAAACCGCTCTACTGTCAGACTTAATAATTCGCTACCGTTCATGTCCGGCATTCTTTGGTCAGAGATAATCATAGCCATTTCCCCTTCTCTTTCTAAGATAGCTAAGGCTTCAGTAGCATTATTAGCTCTATAGACTATAAAATCTTTCCAAAAAGTGCGATAAAGTAAATCCAAGTTATCTCGCTCGTCATCTACAACCAAGAGCTTGAGCTTGCTTAACTTTTTTTCAGTCATAATTTAAATTAACTTTCTACATAGTTAAATGACAAGATGTCCTTAATTTAAAAAATATTTAGCTATTAGCTAAGAAACTTTTATGGCTTACGCTACGCTGTCAGCCAACATTAAGTCAGTAGATGGGCTGAAATAAATATCAAAATAATATTGTTGATTAGGGCGGGCTAGAAGCCCACCCTACAAGAATATTATACTTATTGTGGGGTGGGCATCCTGCCTGCCCATATTATATTTAATTGTGCCTACCTACTTACATTTTACGCAACTAAGCCAGAACGCAAAGCAATTACTGCTGCTTCAGTACGGTCTTTAGCACATAGTTTATTCATAATATTGCCAACGTGTGTTTTTACTGTTCCAGTTGTAATATAAAGTTTTTTAGCAATTGTAGCATTACTACAACCTCCAGCTATTAATTGTAACACTTCTAACTCTCTAGCTGTGAGAATACCAGGTTTAATAGATCGTTGATGATTATTAGATTCGACAGAAGTTTTCTCCTGCACTTGTTCTAAAATAATTCGCGCAATCATCGGATCAATCCAAGGATTACCAGCAGCAGTTACCCCTATAGCTTCGAGTAAATTGTCAAATTCGATATCCTTCATACAGCAAGAGTCTGCACCAGCACTAAAGGCTGTAAGTACAGATTCTTTATCATTAGCCAATGTTAAAATTAATACTTTTGTATTCCGTAATAGACGAATTGCTTTAATCTTCCTAGTTAATTCAATGCCATCTTGATCTGGCAAACCTATATCAACAATCGCAATATCCGGCTGTAGCTGCTTTAAGATTATAAGACCATGACGAGCATTAATCGCTTCTCCAACTACTTCAATTTCGTCTTTTTGCCGTAATGCTGTACAAATACTCAGACGAGTTAGATGATGATCCTCAATAATGACAGTGCGAATTTTACTCATATTAAAATGCTGCTAGATATTAAATAGACATCTAGTAAAAATTAAATATGCCTGATATGAAACCTCTGTAGAGACGTTCCATGGAAAGTCTCTACATTGATTTTTACCAGATGTTTAATAATATATAGCTTTTTGTTGCTTAAATTATGACTAAAAAAATTTAATCTCCACAGACCTAACTTATCAATTTACATTACTTTTGAGCTACTCGTATTAACAAAAATAAACCTACAGTTAATCCAAATAAGTTGGGCAACCAAGCACCAATTAAGGGAGAAAGTATACCAGCTTGTGCCAAAGCTCCAGAAACGGATAGTAGTAAATAATAACTGAAAATCACAATCACGCTAATACCAAAACTTGTCCCGCGTCCGGTGCGCTGAGGTATACTCCCCATAACTGAGCCAACTAAACCAAAAATGACACAAACAAAGGGAAAAGCGATTTTTTGTTGAATTCGCACTTGAAGTTTGCGAATTTTTTGATCGTTACCACCTAAACGTTCTATTTCTAGTTGTTCTAGGGCTTGGGCAATATTCATTTCGCCATAGTCTCGGCTATTTTCAGCTAAGGTTAAAGGAGTGCGAGGTAGTTGTAATTGCTGATGTTCAAATCGTAAAATATTCCGATAGGAGCGATCAGATGCTACTAAATAGATAGTGCCATTGTAAAAATCCCAAACTTGTTGTTTACTGTTCCATTTAGCTGATTCAGAAACAACAATTTGATCAACTCCGCCTCGAGAACGATCTATAATTGTTAAACCTTTCATTTCCTTACCATCAAATTGGTCAGCATAAAATAAGCGAGAAAGTATTTTCTTTTTATCACCATTTGATTCTTTTAATTCTCGATATTCAGGATAGTAAATATTTTGTTGTTTAAAGGATGGTTGGTCTGACTTCAGGGCTTGTGCTAGGGTGGTAGTAGCTTTGTAATTGGCAGCAGGGGCGATTTGCTCATTGAAGATATAAGTCATGATGGTGACTCCAAAACTTAAAACCACAGCAGTTAAAACCATGCGATAAACGCTCACTCCACAAGCACGCAAAGCAATTAATTCACTTTCGCTAGAAAGACGGCTATAGGTCATTAAAGTGGCTAACAAAGTGGACATGGGGAAGGAGTAAACCATGACATAAGGTAGCTTTAATAGGAAAATTTGTAAAGCAATATTCAGTGGTAGCCCAGATTCTACAACTTTTCGTAATAATTCAAATAAGCTATCAATGGCTAAAACGACAGAAGTAAATGCCCCGACACCAAATAAAAATGGTGAAATTAATTGCATCGCCAAGTAGCGATCCATGATGGAAAAAGAAAACAGAGAAATGAAATTAGAGAATGGATTAAGCTTTTTATAAATCATGATATAGCGATTTTCAGTTGAGTAAAATACAAGAACCCCACCCCCAACCCCCTCCCCGCAAGCAAGGAGGGGACTATGATGTATCTCATTCAAGTGCATACCGCCATATAGCAGGAGTCACCGAGGTAGGGGCGCAGGGTCTGCGCCCACTCAGGAGTCAGAATAAAAACCGATTTTGAGTTTGAATTTTGGACTTTATGTACTTGCCATTTGCTATAGTAACTGATGGTATTTTTTAAATAAAAATGAATTTAAACTGCAAAATTGTCACCTAAATAATATTGTCGCACTAAAGGATTATTGTAAAGTTCATCAGCATTACCAAAAGCGAGAATTTGCCCTTCCCGCATAATATAAGCACGATCTGTAATAGCTAAGGTTTCGCGGACATTGTGATCTGTGATTAAAATGCCCATACCGCGATCGCGTAATTGACCGACAATTTCCTGAATCTCAGACACAGCAATCGGATCAACTCCAGCAAAAGGTTCATCTAAAAACAGAAATTTTGGTCCATCTTTACCAGCGGCTAAAGCCCTGGCTAATTCTGTGCGTCGTCGTTCACCCCCAGAAAGCTGAATACCTTTACTAGCAGCCACCTTTTCTAGGCGAAATTCTCGCAATAAAGTATGTAATCTTTGTCTCCATTCTCTCCTGGGAACTTGAGTTTGTTCAAATACGAGCAGAATATTTTCTTGCACAGAAAGATGACGAAAT
The window above is part of the Dolichospermum sp. DET69 genome. Proteins encoded here:
- the lptB gene encoding LPS export ABC transporter ATP-binding protein, translating into MKIVLENIHKSYGKRLIVNRVSLSVSQGEVVGLLGPNGAGKTTTFYIATGLEQPNHGKVWLDNSDITHFPMHKRARLGIGYLAQEPSVFRHLSVQENILLVFEQTQVPRREWRQRLHTLLREFRLEKVAASKGIQLSGGERRRTELARALAAGKDGPKFLFLDEPFAGVDPIAVSEIQEIVGQLRDRGMGILITDHNVRETLAITDRAYIMREGQILAFGNADELYNNPLVRQYYLGDNFAV